ATTTGCCAAGACTCGTCTTCAGCTGTATCGCCAAGTTGAGGGTGTAAAAGGAAAGTTACCGCGTTTTGGCTTGGAATGGTACAAAGGCTGCTCAACAGTAATTATTGgaaattctttaaaagcAGCTGTTCGATTTTTCGCGTTTGATAGTATAAAAAAGACACTCGCCGATGAAAACGGTCGTTTAACTGGACCTCGAACGGTACTCGCCGGCTTGGGTGCCGGAGTTGCAGAGTCTACGCTCGTTTTGACGCCTTTTGAAAGTATCAAAACTGCTATCATTGATGAAGGAAAGAAGCCCAATCCTCGATATAATGGATTCTTAAAAGGTTCTAAAACTATCCTCAAAGACGGAGGTATTCCAGCTTTGTATCGCGGTTTGCTTCCTACAGTAGCTCGTCAAGCTACGAACTCTGGTGTTCGCTTCACAGCCTACAACAGCATCAAGCAATCCCTTCAAAGCCGACTCCCTCCTGACGAGTCTCTTGGTACTGTGCCTACCTTTCTCGTGGGTTCTGTAGCTGGTATTATAACTGTCTACTGCACCCAACCGATTGATACTATCAAGAGCCGCATGCAATCTTTAACTGCTAAGCAAGAGTACAAGAATAGCTTCCATTGTGCATACAAGATATTCACTCAGGATGGTATCTTACGGTTCTGGTCCGGCGCAACTCCTCGTTTGGCTCGATTAATTCTCAGTGGTGGTATCGTTTTTACTgtatatgaaaaagttatGGATGCTTTACagattttttaatttattttctccaatctttgttttctcgttttattcattttgtgATACCCAGCCATTAATCTTAATTTTCACGTAATAATCGAAAACCAACTGCAGAGCGAGAACacaattttcttcttttccttaaATCCGCAcacttcttttgaatctACTATCGCTGTACTGctttatcttttaaaaccaaaaagttCGACATgaataatttcattaaCGACtaacaagaaaacaaattacaCCTAGACAAATAAAACTGACCAAGTCATAGGCTATAAAATAAACAGGAAAAACCATTAGAAGAAACTCCACACAAATGTTGAAATTACAATGCAAATGTTCCAAGGATTGCTCCTCACTGAATTAGAGGTTCAAAGAGAGCTTACGATTGTAAACGCATTAATGTACAGGTGGCTATCATGAATCGACTCCAGATTTTCGTAGAACTTTGCAAAAGGAAACACGCTCGTTTCTATTGCAAACGACATACGTCTGAATCCGGTATTCTTGAAGCCTCGTAGCAAGACCTTGCATCATGATACCTCTATGGGAATAACATGCAGGGGAATTAGGTCAAAAGACATCCAAGAAGGCAGgcaaccaaaaacaaaccaacAAACTTTGTAAGAAAGTAATTTAAAGTTCTTGACTAGGGTTAGCCTTGCCGGATTGCTTGGGCAAAAGGTGAGCGTTAATGTTGGGAACAACACCACCTTGGGCAATGGTAACATGACCCAAAAGCTTGTTCAATTCTTCGTCGTTACGGATAGCAAGTTGAAGATGACGGGGAATAATACGAGTCTTCTTGTTGTCACGAGCAGCGTTACCAGCCAATTCGAGAATTTCAGCAGCCAAATATTCCAAAACGGCGGCCAAATAGACAGGAGCACCAGCACCAACACGTTGAGCATAGTTACCCTTACGCAACAAACGATGAACACGACCGACAGGGAAGGCCAAACCGGCCTTGGCGGAACGAGATTGAGCAGACTTGGCTAC
The nucleotide sequence above comes from Schizosaccharomyces osmophilus chromosome 3, complete sequence. Encoded proteins:
- the mce1 gene encoding mitochondrial carrier, citrate, yielding MSATVKKNNKNVDANHPGPVKSILAGGIAGAVEISITYPAEFAKTRLQLYRQVEGVKGKLPRFGLEWYKGCSTVIIGNSLKAAVRFFAFDSIKKTLADENGRLTGPRTVLAGLGAGVAESTLVLTPFESIKTAIIDEGKKPNPRYNGFLKGSKTILKDGGIPALYRGLLPTVARQATNSGVRFTAYNSIKQSLQSRLPPDESLGTVPTFLVGSVAGIITVYCTQPIDTIKSRMQSLTAKQEYKNSFHCAYKIFTQDGILRFWSGATPRLARLILSGGIVFTVYEKVMDALQIF
- the hta2 gene encoding histone H2A beta translates to MSGGKSGGKAAVAKSAQSRSAKAGLAFPVGRVHRLLRKGNYAQRVGAGAPVYLAAVLEYLAAEILELAGNAARDNKKTRIIPRHLQLAIRNDEELNKLLGHVTIAQGGVVPNINAHLLPKQSGKANPSQEL